A region from the Chitinophaga sp. Cy-1792 genome encodes:
- a CDS encoding two-component regulator propeller domain-containing protein, which translates to MKKFLTYCLLLIAAFLPVAAASNTSHIITYLGMEKGLSNNAVRCIFQDHKGFMWFGTYDGLNRYDGNVFKVFRNNFNDSSSLVNNWVLTINEDVQHKLWVGTRQGLNVLDNVTGKFSSVYYQLQGSGKTARISAVVRDIKRDAGGNMLIATENLGLLICPAGSYTARQVPFSDGSRRINAYDVPGISIADNGDTWLLVQGRGLCMLDKNAGQVKLINSTVATADCIKADKDYLWIGTPNGLWKYNIAANLYQDSFTEENGKLAYNKVAGLYLDKSQQLWVATNGGGITVIRTTDGAVTAQIPCGTNNYSLTSSSAITIFEDLDGRKWIGTLRGGINIIDPKKDRFQSVLQDTHHPNGLVSNFIYAFCETPGGDIWIGTDGGGVSRWNRATSEFTNYVHQTGNATALSDNFVTNIRCDENQQIWISTFWGGINRYDSKTNAFRHYNLINPVCRTESKTVYLLYKDRNNGIWAGTFGKGAINSGALYRYDSRQDKFQLFDATLPDLFTMQEDRAGNIWAGNLRSLIKIDTQNKHHQVYTLGNPVRAIHEDAGGNFWVGTEGGGLLRFDPGTGKILRRYTTNEGLCNNAVLNILEDKEGNLWISTFYGLSRFNIQQQTFTNFYQGDGLTGDQFNYNAALALRSGELMFGGIRGMNIFHPADIVPSGQQPKLLFTDIRIDNQPMGQRPDYIKDRIGDEVHRLEVPYRNAIFSFDFTALDFSTANKISYAYYMQGWDKSWNQAGNNRIATYTHLSSGHYTFRVKSTNPEGQWIDNEISIEVIVLPPWYTSWWAFLVYLLLFLGVVYIYLVYTNRQRKLKYQVAFANMQTEKERELNEKKISFFTNVSHEFRTPLTLIINPIKDMMAKEEVVEHHRQELNLVYKNARRLLRLLDQLLLFRKADSDTDHFKPAPFNFTELCHDVFQSFEQLAQLSNITFNFSANTGELWVYGDREKLEVVLFNLVSNAMKYTPPGGKVMLKLQHREDTLTIFIEDSGCGIPAGTGHKIFDKFFRAEGEGQQPGFGIGLYLVKQFTEMHHGKVDVESRQGGGTVFRITFPGTIVQKNSGTNGNDYPEKNKYTQEMTAELEEKEAGTEQDPGAIISLKRTMLIVDDDPQIRQYISGMFKAAFHIVEAGDGKEGLEKVTALVPDIVISDIKMQLMSGIELCKAIKKSPALNHIPVILLTGSAAEDSKLESASIGGDHYITKPFEKDYLMATVQTVLQTIDNLRNYFLNEVTLRKNELKIPGQYQQFVERCIAIVEENLDNDAFNIKVLAREIGMSHSSVYKKIREVSGESLRGFVRFVRLRKAAELMINTSLNVNEIGFQVGINDVKYFREQFNKVFGMNPSEYIRKYRKVFSPKFKLEKPGKKS; encoded by the coding sequence ATGAAAAAATTCCTGACCTACTGCTTACTGTTGATTGCCGCCTTTCTGCCAGTTGCTGCTGCCAGCAATACCAGTCATATCATTACCTACCTGGGCATGGAAAAAGGTCTGTCCAATAATGCCGTCCGCTGCATCTTCCAGGACCATAAAGGCTTTATGTGGTTCGGCACCTACGATGGACTGAACCGCTACGACGGCAACGTGTTTAAGGTATTCCGCAATAATTTCAACGACAGCAGCTCCCTGGTCAACAACTGGGTACTGACTATCAATGAAGATGTTCAGCATAAGCTATGGGTGGGTACCCGCCAGGGATTGAATGTCCTGGATAATGTTACCGGTAAGTTCAGCAGCGTATATTACCAGCTGCAAGGTTCGGGCAAAACAGCCAGGATTTCTGCTGTTGTCAGGGATATTAAGCGGGATGCCGGTGGCAATATGCTGATCGCCACCGAAAACCTTGGGCTGCTGATTTGTCCGGCAGGCAGCTACACCGCCCGGCAGGTACCGTTCTCCGATGGGAGCCGGCGCATAAATGCCTATGACGTGCCGGGTATCAGCATTGCGGATAATGGCGATACCTGGCTGCTGGTGCAGGGTAGAGGCTTGTGTATGCTGGATAAGAACGCAGGGCAGGTAAAGTTGATCAATAGCACCGTTGCCACAGCAGATTGTATCAAGGCCGACAAGGACTACCTCTGGATAGGTACACCCAACGGATTATGGAAATATAATATCGCAGCAAACCTGTACCAGGACTCATTTACAGAAGAAAATGGTAAACTGGCCTATAATAAGGTTGCAGGATTATATCTCGATAAATCCCAACAGTTGTGGGTGGCCACCAACGGTGGCGGGATCACGGTTATCCGCACTACAGATGGGGCGGTAACCGCGCAGATTCCCTGTGGTACCAATAATTATTCGCTTACCAGTAGCTCGGCCATCACCATCTTTGAAGACCTCGACGGCCGCAAATGGATAGGCACACTCAGGGGAGGGATTAATATCATCGATCCGAAGAAAGACCGCTTCCAGTCTGTGTTACAGGACACCCATCATCCGAACGGACTGGTCAGCAATTTCATATATGCTTTCTGTGAAACACCTGGCGGCGACATCTGGATAGGCACTGACGGTGGTGGGGTAAGCCGCTGGAACAGAGCTACCAGTGAGTTTACCAATTATGTACATCAAACCGGCAATGCTACAGCTCTCAGTGATAACTTTGTTACCAATATCCGCTGCGATGAAAACCAGCAGATCTGGATTTCTACCTTCTGGGGCGGTATCAATAGATATGATAGTAAAACCAATGCCTTCCGGCATTACAACCTGATAAACCCGGTATGCCGTACCGAAAGTAAAACAGTGTACCTCCTTTATAAAGATAGAAACAACGGCATCTGGGCCGGTACTTTCGGAAAGGGCGCCATCAACAGTGGCGCCTTGTACAGGTACGACAGCAGACAGGATAAGTTCCAGCTGTTTGATGCGACATTGCCGGACCTCTTCACCATGCAGGAAGACCGCGCCGGTAATATCTGGGCTGGAAATCTACGTAGTCTGATTAAAATAGATACACAAAATAAACACCATCAGGTATACACGCTGGGCAATCCTGTGCGCGCCATCCATGAAGATGCAGGCGGTAATTTCTGGGTAGGTACCGAAGGTGGTGGCCTGTTACGCTTTGATCCCGGTACAGGAAAGATCCTCCGGCGCTATACCACCAACGAAGGCCTCTGTAATAATGCCGTCCTGAATATCCTGGAAGATAAGGAGGGAAACCTCTGGATCAGCACCTTCTATGGCTTGTCGCGCTTCAATATCCAACAGCAGACATTTACCAATTTTTACCAGGGAGATGGACTGACAGGAGATCAGTTCAACTATAATGCCGCACTGGCGCTACGTTCCGGTGAACTGATGTTTGGTGGTATCAGGGGCATGAACATTTTCCATCCGGCAGATATTGTGCCTTCCGGTCAGCAACCCAAACTACTGTTTACGGATATACGAATAGACAACCAGCCTATGGGACAACGACCCGATTATATCAAAGATCGTATAGGCGACGAAGTTCACCGGCTGGAAGTACCCTATAGAAATGCTATTTTCTCCTTTGATTTTACCGCGCTCGATTTCTCTACGGCCAACAAAATTTCGTATGCCTATTATATGCAGGGCTGGGACAAATCCTGGAACCAGGCTGGCAATAACAGGATTGCGACCTACACACATCTGAGCAGTGGCCATTATACGTTCCGGGTGAAAAGCACCAACCCCGAAGGACAATGGATAGACAATGAAATCAGTATAGAGGTGATCGTATTACCGCCCTGGTACACGTCCTGGTGGGCGTTTCTGGTCTACCTGCTACTATTCCTGGGTGTGGTGTACATCTACCTGGTATATACTAACAGACAACGTAAACTGAAATACCAGGTGGCTTTTGCCAACATGCAAACGGAAAAGGAAAGAGAGTTGAACGAAAAGAAGATATCATTTTTTACCAATGTATCACATGAATTTCGTACGCCGCTGACGCTGATCATCAACCCCATAAAGGATATGATGGCAAAGGAAGAAGTGGTGGAACACCACCGGCAGGAGTTGAACCTCGTCTATAAAAATGCCCGCAGGCTGCTACGCCTCCTCGATCAGTTGCTGCTGTTCCGAAAGGCCGACAGTGATACAGACCATTTCAAACCGGCGCCGTTCAACTTTACGGAGCTTTGTCATGATGTATTTCAGTCCTTTGAGCAGCTGGCCCAATTAAGTAATATCACCTTTAATTTTTCGGCTAACACCGGGGAATTGTGGGTTTATGGAGATAGGGAGAAACTGGAGGTCGTGCTTTTTAACTTAGTGTCCAATGCCATGAAGTATACACCTCCCGGCGGAAAAGTCATGTTGAAGCTGCAACACCGGGAAGACACCCTTACTATTTTCATAGAAGACAGTGGCTGTGGTATCCCTGCGGGCACGGGCCATAAAATATTTGATAAGTTTTTCCGGGCAGAAGGAGAAGGCCAGCAGCCAGGCTTTGGTATTGGGTTGTACCTGGTGAAGCAATTCACGGAAATGCACCATGGCAAAGTAGATGTGGAAAGCAGGCAAGGAGGAGGCACCGTTTTCAGGATCACTTTTCCGGGTACTATCGTGCAGAAAAATAGCGGTACTAACGGAAACGACTATCCTGAAAAAAATAAGTACACACAAGAGATGACCGCCGAATTGGAAGAGAAGGAAGCAGGTACAGAGCAGGACCCCGGCGCTATCATCAGCCTTAAACGTACTATGCTCATTGTAGATGACGACCCGCAGATACGGCAGTACATTTCCGGCATGTTTAAGGCGGCCTTTCATATAGTGGAGGCAGGAGACGGGAAAGAGGGATTGGAAAAGGTGACTGCATTGGTACCTGATATCGTAATCAGTGATATTAAGATGCAGTTGATGTCGGGTATAGAGTTATGTAAAGCGATCAAGAAAAGTCCGGCCCTGAACCATATCCCGGTGATATTGCTGACCGGCAGTGCTGCGGAAGACAGTAAGCTGGAAAGTGCGTCCATCGGCGGTGATCATTATATCACCAAGCCATTTGAAAAGGACTACCTGATGGCCACCGTGCAAACCGTGCTGCAAACAATTGATAATCTTCGTAATTACTTCCTCAATGAAGTGACCCTCCGTAAAAATGAATTAAAGATCCCTGGCCAGTACCAGCAGTTTGTAGAAAGATGTATCGCCATTGTAGAGGAAAACCTGGATAATGATGCATTCAATATCAAGGTGCTGGCAAGGGAAATAGGTATGAGTCATTCTTCTGTTTATAAAAAGATAAGGGAAGTATCGGGTGAGTCGCTGCGGGGCTTTGTACGCTTTGTCAGGCTGCGAAAGGCGGCGGAGCTGATGATCAATACCAGTCTTAATGTAAATGAAATAGGATTCCAGGTAGGTATCAATGATGTGAAATATTTCCGGGAACAATTTAATAAGGTATTCGGGATGAACCCCTCCGAATATATCAGGAAATACCGGAAAGTATTTAGCCCAAAATTCAAACTGGAAAAACCCGGGAAAAAATCCTAA